TGGAATATATCTCCTATTCAGATCTTCTCGAAATATTTCTCAACCATATTGTATGCCTCGTAGATACATATACTGGATGCGATAAGTTGACATATATGGGATGTATTGGGTATGTCGATATTATATTGCAATATTTATGATATGCATAACCCACCTAATATACTGAGTGATCCACAGTTGGGCAAGTTGGTTTTTTTAATGGGGTAAGGTGGTTTACGATTTTATCTATATTGGGGTTTCATTTGATTTATTGGGGGTGTAATAAAGAGTTCAGTAGCAAGTAATAATCTTACAAATGGACTCTTATTTTGATTCTTAGATTCTAAAAAAATTCACTGTTGGATTAGACGACTCGTTGAGTGCGTAAATCTTACTTCTACCAGTTCTAGTTCTGTTTTCTAACTTGTGGCTTTTTAGTGTTTGGTGTGAGATGGTATGCAGAACCCCCTCTTTGATTTGAAGAAGGGGCTTATTAGAGATTTGGTGTTAGCTTTTGCGTTGGCGACCGAAGAGGAAGCACATGGCGTAGGCGAGGTATTCGGTGAATTTGTTGAGGGTGGTGGTTGGGATGCTGAGTTTGTGGCCGAAGAGACAGGTGAAGAGGATGATCAGGATGACGATCTCGTGAATGTTGCGGTCGAGGAAGCCTCGGTTGGGATCGCTGTTTTGCTGGTTATGGTTGCGTGCATCTTGCTTGTCGGCTGTGGCGGTGTTGTTGATGATCTTATTGGTAATGTGTCTTGCGGTCTTGGTGATGTGTTTGGCATTTTTCATGAGATGGTTCTGTATTTTGCTTGGGCTTAATGATTGGATGAGTTTTTTGTAAAGGGTTGTGGTTCCTCTCCTTAGAAAGGATGCTAATTTGCGTTTAGAGGACTTCTTAGAGGTTTTCTGCGGTTGGAGGTGTACTTGATAGGGTGCTTTGCTAAAATGCGCTAGATTGTCTTTATTCTCTTTTGTATGAGGGTGTAGTTGTATGGTTTGTGACATGGCGGTATGATCTCTTTTTTCACTCTTTTTTAATGGGTTCATATGGTTGGGATTTTAGGGGACAGTTTTCTGCCCCCGTTTGGTTTATGATATGGTTTGGAGTACCTCTTCTACATCGAAGTTGGGACAACTTTTGTATTTGTTGAAGTGGTTGTGTCCATAGATCTTTGTTTTGGGTAGTTGATAGTCGCGCATGAGCTTGATAAGGAGCATGCGTAGGCTATTGAACTGGGCTTTGGAGAAGTGATGTCGTCCAGTGAGGCAGATGCCTATGGAGTCTTTGTTGTTTCCAGAGCAGTGTGCTCCATACATCCCTAGTGCTCGTCCCCATCGTATCCTTCCCTCTTTGGTGATTACAAAATGGTATCCGATGTCTTTCCATCCTCGTGCTAGATGCCAGCTTCGTATGGTCTCTACGTTGTCGTGTTGGGATAGGTCGCTGTCGGAACAGTGTAGGATGATCTTGCGAATGGTTCTCATTTTATTCATGGTATAAGTATTAAGTTATAGTATATGGTAGCACTTTCGTAGCGCACTACCTGGTTGTTTTGCATGGCTAGGTGGCTGGAGTCGTATTTCGTGAGATGGTTGACTTCCCATGGTAGTAGGTCGGTGACGTGCTTCTGTTGTGTTACTTGCAGTAGTCCTTTGCGTTCGGCCTCTTTGCGATAGCGATAGTATTGCGCGGAGGAGATATGGAGCGATTTGCTGTAGTAGTGGCTCGGTAGTTGGTAGGGGCCCTGCTTGATGATTCTTTCCCCTTCCCTTGTGTAGATGGTGTGCTTCTGTATCTCATCTCGGATCTTTTTTGTTTGAAGATGTTTGATCTGTAGTCGTTCTTTGAATGCGACATGAAATAGCATGGCGGTGATGGCTATCGTCTGGAAATGGAGGATGTTGTATTCGTGTTCCCATACCAGTTTGGTGCTACGAAAACGTAGTTGGTGGTGTATGAGAATATGTTTCTGGTTGTGGATGTGATAGTAGTTTGGACTCTTGTTTATAGGGGTGATAAAGCCTAGTTTTTGCAAGATGTGGATGCGACGATAGAGCGTGGTAATGGAGATCATCAGTTGATGGCTTAGTTGGAGTATTTTGCGTGTGTTGAAGTTCACCTCTTCTCTTTTTTCTAGCAATATATAGAGCTGAAGTGCAGGAAGTACTTTTTTCTGATGACACTTTTCGATGATGGCGAGATATATCATTTGTTCTTTTTTCATGACTTTTAGTTTTTTCATGTTTCTCTTTGTTTGAAGTATGTCCGTCTATTGCGGTGAGCCTGGATGCTTTTGGGCCGTTCCAAAGGAGAAGTTGGATGCTACCTAGGGGATTAGCCTATTTTTTTGGTGCAACGGGGGCGCCCTTTTCACCCCACTCTATCCTGCGCTTGAGGGTAGGAGTCGAAATCCTACTATGGCCGTCGAATCTCATCGCTACCAGCAATGTTTCACGGTTTTTACTTCTGTATTCTACGATATCTGTTTTCTAATATCTTCTCTATCTCTTCTTGTTTGTAGTATATCTTTCCCTCTATCTTGGTGTAAGGAAGGATGCCTTTGGATCGATACCTTTGTATGGTTCTGGCTGATACATGTAGTTGGTTGACTACCTCTGGTGTGTCGAGCCATTGGCTATGGTTCTTTTGTGTGGGTTGCCTTTTGATTAGCTTCTCTAACTCTTGAACGAGAGCCTGTGTGTGGTGTACGATGGTATGAAGCAGTTGAAGGATTTGTTGTTTTTTGGTTGGTTCTGTTGCTGTTTTGTCGATACTTTTTTCTGTATGGAGTCCCTGTGTTGGTGCTTCTTTCGATTGATTCCAATTTGTGCTTTGGTGTTTCTTCTTTTGGGATTCTAACTCTTTCATGATGATGGGTTTTGGTTTTGGATCAAAGGTAGTTTGGGGTAAAATATTTTTCTAATGTTTTTTTTTATCACTCGTCTTTTAAGTTTTTTTTACAA
The Prolixibacteraceae bacterium DNA segment above includes these coding regions:
- a CDS encoding N-acetylmuramoyl-L-alanine amidase encodes the protein MNKMRTIRKIILHCSDSDLSQHDNVETIRSWHLARGWKDIGYHFVITKEGRIRWGRALGMYGAHCSGNNKDSIGICLTGRHHFSKAQFNSLRMLLIKLMRDYQLPKTKIYGHNHFNKYKSCPNFDVEEVLQTIS
- a CDS encoding helix-turn-helix domain-containing protein; translated protein: MKELESQKKKHQSTNWNQSKEAPTQGLHTEKSIDKTATEPTKKQQILQLLHTIVHHTQALVQELEKLIKRQPTQKNHSQWLDTPEVVNQLHVSARTIQRYRSKGILPYTKIEGKIYYKQEEIEKILENRYRRIQK